In Solenopsis invicta isolate M01_SB chromosome 6, UNIL_Sinv_3.0, whole genome shotgun sequence, the genomic window TCTTGTGCTTACTCACGAGTACATCATGGTGCTTACTTAGCAAATCGCCATTGCCCATCTATTCGTGATAAAAGAACCTCTCTCTTGTTTTTTTCATCGAAATCGAAAGAACTACTCGCGCAAGATCATCGTCTAAATAATCTCGGTCGGTGTCATCAATTCTATTTGCCGTTTATTTCGCTTGCCTTCATCATTTTCAAACTCTCGCATTAATTATAGAATCAATAAATCGCGGAAAAAATATCAACAAGATATCGAAGCGTAATTATCTACTGTTGCGTTTTACAACGGTGATGTTGAAGGAAATAACTTagcaaatgaaaataaattgagataaatagaaataaattcatttcaaatttgcgcttcaaattttttgaatccatttgaatccaaaaataatgtaatgtagATACATCCAAATTCAACATGATAAATGCTCatcatttcaattcatttgaatttatttgcatttgctGGAAAAACTCATCGATAACGTGCATTCACCTTAATGAATAAGGATCCATCGTGCTTCTTTGTTCTCAGAGAGAACTAGACTGCTATCGGTCAACACGCGGGTCCGTATGTatacttcttcttcttcctgcTGGTTAGCGCTAGTCAAGTAGGCGGTGCCCTACGAATAGGTTCTCGTCAACTCTGCCCGACGTTGGCCAACATTTTATAGTCTGAAATGAGAAATCAATATAACAGCACCGctccaattattaaaaatataacgtacGGGTAACATTACACATTTCTCTCTAATTgtcgtataaatataaatatttgcagCGTTGTGTAATTATTTAGTCTTCCTATAGAATTCTCCGATTagttacaaaatatatagattCGATTCTTGAGTAACTAATCGGCCCCCGCGGAGTAACGGTTGCCTCACAGTTATCTTATACATTTTGAACAAAAACGATCCAATATCTCGGTCACAGCGATGCAGCAACTTTTCTGATTATTGCGTCGCGCGCGGATCAGCGACTTTCTATGTCGGATGCAAAACCGATTTTTCTCCTTGCACCGTTGTGCGTTGCGATTAAACGGTAAGATACGCATTTTCTACcaattctctttctttctttctttctttttatctcactctcatttttattatacttcatttttatctttttttgtctcaattacattcaaattatatttttcacctTTCTATCAAGATCTTTCAaggaacaaaatttcttcatgtgaacaaattatgtttgtttacattatattcttgcttatatatatgaaacaatgttgatttgatactaattttttttctgttctaacttcttttctttaattattaaattaatagtagattgagataaaataagataataagaagAAGTAAGTACGAATAAATTACCATTAGTCATCTTTCATTTTCTTAAGATCATTACGAGTCCTTTTACATACTTATTTTGCGGGGAACGGGTTACAACTCGTTACGAGTAAACGAGCGTTCGCGTGAGTGGATTACTGCCTCGTTTCAGTTGACTTCTACGCTCTAACGCGGGCTACCATCAGTGTTTCTCCGGTGACTAACGATCGCCATGGATCCCAAGAAGAATCGAGCCCGGCGCCCATCGTACAACCGGCGATTTCATCTAAATtactcgcacgcgcgcgcgactTATCCGACTTTTATCCCGCATGGTTTCCACCAACGACCTGCGAGCACCAATAAACCGAGAAGCCATCGACTATCGCATCCGGAATGTAACAAAGAATAAAACTGGTCCAAGAGTAAAATAGAGCAAAGTCATGAAGCAGaaataactttttgatcgaCAGGATTATCAGAAGGATTATCACAGCAGCGTTtatcagaaataaaattttattacgggCATTATATTCTTTCGAACTTAAAATCTCATTAATAATGTCGATGATGTTATCAGGTTGATACGATTGTATTATAATGAATATCACTTTTATTCTGCGTAGAATTGAGAaagctaataattttttttaaactaaattaagataaagttaatggcttagaaaattaatttacgttaaaaattatatgaacaaaAAGTTAACTCAGGTAAAAATTGCcacacaattaaattaaattaaaattagttttgaaaAGCTTTATACTTGTACTAAATTAGAAtctcgtaatttttttaaagctatttcactctaaataacaaaacaattacagTGTGAATCACttcaaatcaattaaatattttatttgtaatttatttaattaaaattattttattaaattatattaaattagtttatataaaataacaaagattgtttttttttttttaatgaagaaacatggatttttctttcacaattttttttcttttactttcggaaaaaagttaataagttgaTGTTTTTAAAAGCAACTAAGTTATTCACATTTCAACtatattgtttaacttttaacttttttaatttgttattgcaCAACCCTGATTCCACGATACGAGATCTCACACGAGAGAAGCACAATTCACTAGCAGTTTTTTTACGCcgttacttttttttcctctcctgTGCAAAAGAAGAGAATTGGTCAGCACTCGCGGATAATTTATGCGCGTCGCAAGGAACACTTGCAGCAAATACTATAATAACGTCACGGAGAGCGATCAATCATGTTGCAAACGGCGGATTATTATTGGCGAATGTTAAAAACTCGAGAAAACCTTGCAAATTCCCGAGATAAGAGTCTACGAGCGGTAATATGCAACTTTCCTCAGCATTTCGAGGATCTTTCGATGATGCACGTGAACACACTTAACGCCGTGAAAGCGATGAGCTTCTAAATTGTGTCTCACGACGAGCACGAAGAATTCAGgcttttagaaaaagaaaatcgtCATACTCTttgttgtaaattattattattataaaatattcaacctgatttctttaaaatctgtaaatttgcgtacaaaaaatatatggtTATCActgttcaattttattttaatttgcatctttatctcttttataattttattttaaattattgaaaattattcataaaagacataaagcaaaataaaattaaacagtaATAAACGTAGATTTttgtaatcattttaaattttttattcaatcgaCAGGACATAAATACCACTCGAAAGAGaagtgattaattttaaaatattaaaatgttttatttctctttccgttttttaaatacttaaaaaaatttggttttaaGCGATGTCTAGattcaaaacattaaaacatttaaagctaTTAAAGAtgctttaaacgttttaaaattatttaaaaaaaaacgtggacaaaaacattttatatcttaaaattaaacatttcttttttgagtGTGGACGCCGACGGATTAAAATTATGCTGATTATATTAAGACTTCACAGTCTGAGTTAAGCAATCCTTCTAGATTAATCAATACACATGATGGACAAAGGAAGAATCGTTAATCTTGTATGAGGTCAAGCTAGTTCCGGCTTCGTATGAAGTCAGAAGGGAGACAAATAGTAACACGTTTATCtactgatttcttttttttagtttcgTTAACAGTAAAGTACAGTGAAAAAAACAAATCATTTGCCTTTCCATCGGCTTTACGTATTGCGTTGCACCCGATGCAATATTGGTGCGATATGGTGCAATCGATCCTATCAGCCTACAAGATTCTCGTAACAGCACCGACAGGTTGATCGTCACTTCGCGGGATAAAGGTCGTAAAAGTCGCTTGTTGCGATTGCACGAGACAGCAATTGCACAACTGTCAATGGAAACAAACGAAGTGTGAACATTGCGGCTGATTTAAGGCTTGGCTTAACGCGATAATACATATCAGGGAGACCAATCCAAATTCCTGATTTGGGAGCGATTGTGAAGTATCATAAGGCGCAAATGTTTGttcaattaactttaatctccaattttttaaattaaaaattaaaattatacaaaaatagaaagataaaattattaaaactaattaGCATTGATAGAAACAGATATTCAGCTGCGCCTTACAatcatttgtaattataattatgttggTGTAGGACGGTCATTAAATGCGACGGGATTATACTAAAGAAGAGCGTGCGGATGGCACGTGATGGAACTTTTTATCGTCATCAAAAATCGAATCGACTGAAGCAACGAGTCTCAACacttaatttaaatgattttaatcaTTATGGAATTATAGTTGCTATCGATTATGTCACGTTGATATTGTGTGAATTACGCAATCAAATTTTCTATCCTAATCTGATAAACTGATAAAGTTTTATCTCATGCATTTTCGAACTATTTCCGataataagaattatatgcGAAACATTATACATTCATCGAGCTCGTACATTgtgctccttttttttcttgatattttatattttcctattAAATCAGAGAATCGTACTAAATCAAATTTGTGAACAAAATGAAAGTCTCTGGTATAGAAATCTATTTAAACAATGAtccatttttaacataatttagtaAGAAATTGAACAAGGAAGAATAAGAATCTTCGCTGTAGAATTAGATTTTAattgattcttttttaataaagttccCTGATTCTCTTGAGAATCGccgtaataaatttaaaaacgaatTATTTGATtcgcttttaataaaaatttaaaggaaTGTTTTTTCTTGCAACGTATCGACGATTTATTGTTAGATATTTTTACTTGCAAATTACGATTCGAATgtcagatataaaaatattaatttttaaatcgtgcTGATCTCAAGAATGTGTTTTGGCTCTatcagctaaaagttatcgaaactTAAAATCTGAAGGTTTTTTAGAAGttcatttttatttcctaatcaacgataaaaaattttggtcgaaAAAGTTCAAATTTTGCAGCTCTGAAGTTAGTTACAAAAAAGAAAGCCAAAAATGTGTGGCTTAAATATAAGCATAAATGACTACATTCTGCTGCAGTTTTAAGtaaacaacttttaaataattaagtagattcaaaaaaacttttgcatgaatatttattagagttttattagtatatgtaaaaaaaattttaattaattcataatcTATTTTCTCTCATTGaataaatacacaattttacataagaaccAAGATTGGataacttaatatatttttttaatcaagttaaaattaatggcttataatttaattaatttagttaaaagttacataaacaaaagctaactcgattaaaaattacattgaaagtaaattaagttaaattaaaagttaattttgaaaggcactattcatattaaattaaaaatttataagtttttaaagttagattactcaaaacaataacaatataaatcattaaacaaattaatattttatttgtaaattaagtttatatgaaataacaaaaaaatattctttcttatgtAAAAACGTATTTCttctgtaattttttgtaatatcttATAATGTTTTtctgttacataaataaattttttcatttaagaaaaagttattaaattgaagtttatgtattcaaaagtaaattgaagttaaaaattaaatcatttaaaaataactaagttatgtgatgaaataatataaaattctaaaatttttgtacattaatctATGGAATTCTAATACGTTtgtttcacacacacacacatttcaaagtattaccaaaaattttaaattacattctaAAAAAGTCTCTCCCTAAAAAACTTGATCTCACACTGTTATCTCGCTGTTCGCGGAGCACGAGCACTGTACGCGCGACCAAAATTTCTCCAACGAATTTCAGAATCGGTTGGACGCCAGGCATTCTGGCGGACCACTCGGCTCATGGTACGAATGTTTACAAGAACCCACGAGAATCGATCGATCCGCTGCGGATCAACGCCCCGACGCGACGTGGCGTCACGACGCAAAGGACCGACAGTAAATAAACCAACAGGTAACATACCTGTCCTATTTGGATGCACATTGCTATTAccgttcctttttttcttctatccGAGTGTGTACACAGTTATTCCCATTTAAATGCGAGCAATGCGCGAAGGTGCATACCGAACGCGCGATcttgatataataatttgacaatttaaaaaatatatatatcgttCGTGATAAAAACACAACTTTTCCTCCTTTACAGACAACGATAAATACCTtacaaaatgtacaaattaaagataaagggAAAATTCTCAAGACTAAATGAAGAAAGGAATCCGAACGTATTTAGATTTTCTAAAATTCGAAAGAGTCGCGAGATTCGGGTTGAGTTACCGTGTGAATTCAGATATCTCTCTGGCCACGAGCACTCACCTCCCCAGGCGGCTTCGGAAATCGATCCTTTCTCAAGCGCCGTTTGCGAGGGGCAGGGAACGGGGAAAAAGCTGGCTTCGGGGAAAACGGAGAGACTCGGAGAGACTCGTCCGGCGCCAGCAGGAGCTTTCTCTCTCGTGTCGATGACGGAAAGAGCAAGAGCACAGCGGCAACGCGCGATTCGGATCGACCGGCGAGCGTACGACCGGGTCTCCCTGCTCGGCGGCTGGATGACTACTGAGCCTCGAAAACCTCGTCGCCTCATTCCCCCTACGTGTGCTCCTTCCCCTTCATTTCTGTGTGTTCCATACCCGCGTTACGCATCCGTTAGCCGTGTCCTATCCACGTGGTGGTGGGTTTGCCTAAGGGTTGCTACTGAGGCTCTCCGCGCCGTCGTCATCGCCGCCACCAATCATCGAGAACCGACGTACGGCCTCTACCCACCGGCTGTACAATTTGTCTCGCTTTCTCCGCGTAGTAGCCTTGCAACTGCTTGCAACGTGAGACTCGTGTGCTTTTGGAAGAGTGCTACCTGTTCATAACAAAGTTGTTCAATATTCTGTACGGAACGACTTTGCcgaagtatctaaatatttagttggatacagatctgaaaataattttattgaaccatcaaaataattatgatgaatgttcaagcatgataagcaaggctgcaaaaagttttgatattctagcaatcagtttaaGAGTGTAgcaacaattattttgatgacctaacaaaattattttcagatctgtatcaaactaaatttttagatactttagcaaaacctttttttctgtgtataaatAATAGTCTTAGAATAcaaatattcttagaatattaagTATAcgattattcaaaattaaaataatattactgtcaatattccaaaaatatttaatattttttaatattatggaaatattctgttaatattacatgtccgcttcatataatatttttgtctattactttaatatctgcggaatattataaaaatattcattcacagttttaaaattttgaggaataaacatttcttaaaatgtattacacttacaaattaattagaatCTCTGCGCGAGAAGTTAATAACGTGACTTGTATTTTTAGTCGTGCTTCGGTTTTTCTTCCAACGGCCGTGCAATAAGTTTCTCTAGCTTCATTAGCCTTGAAAGAAAGCCCCTGGAAAGAAAGCCCAAAGAAAAATGACTATTCATATTTGTGCTATACGGTTTTGTGACCATAGTGGGCTTTGCCAATGAAGTTTGAAGAAGCCGACAAATTTTACAATTCTACAAAAATACAGACAAAAGAGTGTAAGACTTGAATCTCAGTTGTTCTAAGCAGGTAAAAGTTTCTCTTAGtctgaaattttgaaaagaattcaaaaattttttctgttggCATTTAAGCAAGCAATTCTTGTTAATTCTCTACGGAAATTTAATCACGGAatctttctattatattaatacaataaaatagtataataaattaaaaaatatatgataataaaataaaataaaaacttagtTCAAAGGTgaagaaaatagaaaacttctaaaattaatatagtgtaaaattaaacttttaaggATTATCTCTTTGCAAGAGTGCGAAGTAACGAATCCATTTCCTCGTAATGTGAGATGCGTACAGTTCCGATAAGAGAAGCCCCATCAATTGCGTATTGTTCCGTTATCTTGTATATCGATTCGTACAAAATCGGTGACTCATTGCCCAACGTATTACCTGTCGTTCAACCCCTCTCGCTATCCATAATCTTTAACATTATCGATGCGAGGAAATGTTTGCACAACGTCATGCGTATCGGCGCGCCTGGAATTCCTCCGACTGTGAATCAGCTGTTCTCGGGAGACAGAGAAACGAACAAGCACCGGCATGCCGGCAGTTCCTCCGAGAGATCTATTGTACGCAGGATGAATGCGGAGGATAATTTTTCATGACGCTTTAACGGGCTCTCGGCCGACGCGACATTGTGCAGCGAAACGTGTAGAATTTCAAATTCTGTGCGACGTATTTCCTATTCGCGACGAAAGCAACGAAAATATACGTTATCGCGCGCGCTTCTCTgtgttttttattcaaatttcctTCGCGTACGTTTACGCGAAGTTCTCAGCTTGAAATaagactgtttttttttctacctcAATTACGATTATCGTTGATTATATCAGAGCTGTTTCACGAGCGAAACAACAACATGAAGAGCTCGTTATTCACGTCGGTCAAACACAGgcaaatctttttttccttcgCGGAACTCTTAAAAGCATTTTTATCACGTACGTCGCGCGATATAATTATTTGGCACCGCTGTTACGTTTTGAGCTTTCTCTGtggctctttctctctctctctctctctctctctctctctctctctctctctctcttttaaaaCTTCTTAGgcattctgtaaaaaaaattcagtaattaaatttattcaagtaacagatataaaaatgataagattatttctgtaaaaataaaaaaatcatacgaTTTTACAGAAATTATGTAATGCCACAAAAAAGTATGtagcttttttttattgcgtaaatatatcttattttacttGGAAAATTAGGTAAATGACAGGctctttcttttaaatattttacataattattcaaatttttgtgacATTACGTAATGTTCTATGTACCGTTgtgaaatacaaatataatgcGATCAGCATATTACTTTTAAGTGTATGTTattgttactatttttttattcttacttcGTTTCGTGCTTTCATAATTTTGCGTTCGAGGATACTTATTTCACAACGCGTAATGATTATTCGCTCTTCTCTCTTTTCCACTCTTCTCTTTCGTTTTCGcataaaaacaaaatctaaataTCGGCGGTACGAACCAGAATTTTCTCGGATTCTTCCAAATGAATTACCGGGTGTTCGGTAATTTACAATCATTTCTCAAGTTCAATTGCTCACTTGATCCGATTTAATTGACGGTATACGTATCACCGTTTATTGCTACGGATCACGTTGATGTTAACGTGTTGAGACGCAACAAAACGATTTCCGACTCAATGGACGTAAATGACGCTTTACCGTCTAGAGCTGAAAAAGAATTAAGAgaagtactttttttaaaaattaatttcgcaaGCTTTCTCAGACTTGTAATACTTTCTAATATAAGAACAAATGAGAAAGTTTGCTGCTAGAAATGTCGAcaagtacaataaaataaaacagtatCGTTCACTTTTAAAATGCGTTTGACTTAATCGTTTTAGCGCTCGCAACGCTCATGGAATCATTTCATCCACGTTGTTTGCCAAGGTTAGGttgcaaaaaattctttttaaagaaaattttactcgaaatatatagtacaagcaacgtatattatatcgaataaaattttcctcgaAGAGAAAGTTTTGGGGTGCAgcccaaaaatattaaacaaggacgaATGATGCAATCGTTGCGAGTGTTGATCGAGTAGAAGACGCCTTTAGACACACGCTTTTTCATGATTTCAATTACTTTCTatgtgaaattatttataatatgtcaATTTTTTAGTGCAGCtctaactaaaatttaattaagaattttacttttatcagaGAGAAGACTGAGAGCGGCCGTCCgggcgtttttttttatttatctgcaTGCGACCAACCGA contains:
- the LOC120357984 gene encoding uncharacterized protein LOC120357984, translated to MYKLKIKGKFSRLNEERNPNVFRFSKIRKSREIRVELPCEFRYLSGHEHSPPQAASEIDPFSSAVCEGQGTGKKLASGKTERLGETRPAPAGAFSLVSMTERARAQRQRAIRIDRRAYDRVSLLGGWMTTEPRKPRRLIPPTCAPSPSFLCVPYPRYASVSRVLSTWWWVCLRVATEALRAVVIAATNHREPTYGLYPPAVQFVSLSPRSSLATACNVRLVCFWKSATCS